The genomic stretch TTAGAGAAAGAGTAGAAGATTTAAACGGTGTTTTTAGTATTGATAGCGAGCTAGAAAAAGGAACAACCATTAAAATTGATGTTTCAAAAAATGGAAAATAAAATAAAAATTTTAGTTGTTGATGATCATCAATTGGTTATTCAAGGAATTCTATGTTCGTTAAAAGAAATAGGAGATTTTGAAGTGGTAACAACTAATAGTTGTGATGAAGCTTTTTTGCTGATAAAACAAAATCAAGACACCCAACCTTTTCAGCTTTTATTTACCGATTTAAGTTTCGATAACACAACCGAAGATACTAATTTAGATGGCGGAGAAGAATTAATTAAAGCCATAAGAAATAACGATTTTAACATAAAAATTGCAGTAATAACTGGGCATACAGAAACAAATAGAGTGTATAATGTTATTAGTAATTTAAACCCGAACGCATATTTATTAAAAAGTAAATGTGATGCATCAGAAATTAGTTTTGCGCTAACTAAAATGTTAGCCAATGATTACTATTATACGCATGAAATTCATCAGAAAATAATGCGTAGAAACATCGTTCAAATACAAATGGATGATATTGCTATACAAGTCTTAAAAGAGTTGCCAAATCAGCCTAAAATAAGCAATTTAGAAGGTGTTATTAAAAAGAACGATGGTTCTATTGTAAAATTGAGATCTATAGAAACAAAATTGGCAAATCTTAGAACAGATTTAAACGCAAATAACAATACAGACTTAATTTTAAAAGCGAAAGAGTTAGGTGTAATCGACTAAATATTGCTTTTGCGGAAAATAACATTTCAAATTACGGATTTCCACAATGTTAGTTTTTTTACTAATATTATATTTGTCTTGTAGATAATTATAACTCAATCATCTATAAAGAATGGGATTAATTGCGAAGAATAAGATTAGGGGCTTATTTTTAAACAATTATGAAGAAAAAGGAGAAAGCCTTTCTGTTAATTCAGGAAGGCTTTTTAAATACCTAAAATCATTTTTGCAATCATAAAATAAATTAAGATTCCAAATATATCGTTACTCGTAGTAATAAACGGACCTGTTGCAATTGCCGGATCGATACCTCTTTTATGTAGAAATAATGGTACAAATGTTCCTATAAGTCCAGCAATAATAATAACAACTACTAGAGATACAGAAATTGCAAGAGAAAGATTCACTTCTCCTTTATAAATCCAAACAAAAATAAATAGAAATAAGGCCAAAATAACACCATTTAAAGCCGCTAAAAGCATTTCTTTAAGTAATCTGCCATAAATACTTCCTTTTACATCATCGTTAGCTAAACCTTGTACAATAATTGCTGATGATTGTACACCAACATTACCAGCCATGGCGGCAATTAATGGTGTAAAAAAGAAAAGTGTACCGTATTTAGAAAATATATCATGAAAACCTTCCATAATAATAAATGCTCCAACTCCACCAACTAAACCCAAAAATAACCAAGGTAAACGAGCTTTGGTTAGTTCGAAAATACTGTCATCAGAATCTACATCTTGCGTTAAACCAGCAGCCATTTGATAATCTTTATCTGCTTCTTCTTTTAAAACATCTACAATATCATCAATTGTAATTCTACCTAATAATACATTATTGTCGTCTACAACAGGTATGGCTTCTAAATCGTATTTTGCCATAATTTTAGCAACTTCCTCATCATTTTCGTTAACGTTTACAGCGTCTACTTTTGTTTTAGAAATTTCGGCAATTTTTTGTTCTGCTTTGGCAATTATTAAGTCTTTTAAAGACAATCTACCAACTAGTTTATCTTGTTTGTCTACAACGTAAATAGAGTGTACTCTGGTTACTTCTTTTGCTTGTCCTCTAATTCTACGCATACAACCAGCAACCGTCCAAGTTTCATAAACCTTTACCAATTCTTTAGCCATTAAAGCACCTGCAGTATTGTCTTCGTAAGATAAAAGTTCTTTAATATCTGCAGCTAATTCATCGTCTTCTAAAGCATCTATTACGCGTTCTTGGCGTTCTTCTGATAGTTCACCAATAATATCTGCGGCGTCATCAGAATCCATTTCTCCAACTTCATCTGCAATTTCTTTAGCAGATAAGTTTTCTAAAATCTTTTCTCTGGTATCTTCATCTAACTCAGTAAGAATTTCTGATGTTTTTTCGCTATCTAAAAGTTTTATAATATAAATAGCTTCATCAAAATTTACTTCATCTAAAACCTCTGCAATATCTGCAAAATGCACCTCTTCAAAAAGTACTTTAATTGCAGTATCATCATTTTTATAGATTAAGCCAATTAAATTCTCTAGAAATTCATCAGTAATTTCAAATGCCATTTTCTATTAATTTTTGTGTTAGAGAAATAAAGTCTTTAACAGATAATTGTTCTGGTCGTTTCGCAAATATAGGGTCTTCTTTTAAAGAATCCGAAAGTTGAAAAGACTTTAAACTAGAGCGCAACATTTTTCTACGTTGATTAAAAGCTGTTTTTACAACTCTAAAAAATATTTTTTCGTCTACAGGTAAAGAATAATCTTTTTTTCTGATTAATCTTATAACGCCAGAATCTACTTTTGGTGGCGGATTAAATACTGTTGGCGGTACCGTAAATAAGTATTCTACATCAAAAAAAGCTTGCGTTAAAACAGATAGGATTCCGTAAATTTTACTTCCTTCTTTTTCTGCCACCCTCATAGCAACTTCTTTTTGAAACATACCTGCAAATTCTGGTACGAATTCTTTATTTTCTATTGCTTTAAAAACAATTTGGGTAGAAATATTGTACGGGAAGTTTCCAATAATTGCTACTTGCTTTTTTTGAAATATTTCTTGAATATTTTTCTTTAAAAAATCGCCTTCGATTATAGAAAAATGCTCTTTAGATGTGTCTAAGTTTATATGTTCTAAAGGAAAAGTGTCGTGTAAATATGCAACAGACTCTCTGTCTAATTCCATTACAGTAACTTTTGCTTTCTTTTCTAATAAATACTTGGTTAAAACACCCATTCCTGGTCCTATTTCTAAGACATCGTCATAACCGTTTTCTGTTAAAGCATCTGCAATATCTTTTGCGATACTTTCATCCGTTAAAAAATGTTGACCTAAATGTTTTTTTGCTTTTACAGACACAATCTTTGTTTTTATCTTTCTAAGGCAAAGGTACAGTTTAAAAGGCGTAATTTTTATATAGTTATAAAATTATACAAACGCTCTTTTCGCTTTAAATAATACTTGTTTTATTCTTTTTTAAGATTGAAAGAAAGTAGAAGTATACCAAAACCTAAACCAACTAGAAAACCAGCAATAGTCTCTTCTGGTTCTATACCCCAATTTAGAAAAGCAAGAATTGCGCCTAATAGCAATAATAAAATACTAAAAGCTCGTATCTTTTTTCTGTTATTATAAAAAAATAAATTCATCTAATTGCTTACACTTGTTGGAAAAAACTCTTTTACAATCTTTAATTCTGTTCTAAAAGCTAACATTTTATCTGCAAACTTTCTTAAAGCTTCTACACGTAAACTATCGGCATCTTCTTTATAATAAGATTCTAAATCTTCTCTAGACGCTGCAGTATATTGTATAGAATATGTTTTACCGCCCATTTCTTCTTCTATTAAAACTTCTGTAAGTTTTGCTGATGTAAATTTACCCGTGTCTAAAACTTTTACGACATGAGATTCTATCCAAGTTAACCACTCTTTATGTACAGTGTTATCTATGTTTACTGTTACGTTATATATATACATTTTAAACTTTTTATTGTTATTGATTTTTTATTGCGAAACATTATCGCCTCTTAATTTTCTAAACTTCTTTCTGGAATCTACTAAATAGATACTAGAGGTGTGATCGAAAATTATTTTTTGATAATATTCTTGTGCTTTTTCTGAGTTTTTAAGATGATTGTTATAGGTTTCTGCCATCATAAAATAAACATCATCTGTTAAAAAACCTTGATTATCTGCTGCTATAATTTTATTTAAAGCTGTTATTGCTTCTTCATATTTTTTTTGTTTGATAAGAAGTTTTGCCTTAAAAAACAGTACATCATCATAGATTACTTCGCTAGGAATAAATCCATTTATAAAAATATCTTTTCTTGTAAATAACGAGTTTAATTCTGATAATGCGGCTTTGTCTTTATTTTGAAAAGCAAGTAATTCTGCTTTTGCCAATTGCTTTAATCCAGACGGTATAGAATCTACAGGTTCATTGTCTGATATTTTTAAAAATAGGTTTACGGCATCATTGGCAATTAATTGTGTTGTAGAACCTTTTAAAACTTTTAATTGTGCTTTTGCCCATTCGAAATCACCTTTAAAATAGCTAGTTTGTGCTACTTTAAACCTTGCTTCTTGTGCTAATTCGTGATTTTTTAGTTGTGTTTGAATCTGAGAAAAATAAATTAGTGCTTTATTAAATTTGTTAGTAAACACAAGAACGTCGCCAAGTTTTAGTTTAATTCTTGCTTTATCAAATTTTGAGTTTGCATAACTTAACGCTTCTTCTAAAACTGTATTTGCTTGCTGAGGTTCGTTTTTTGAAAACGTTAAATAATCTGCATAAGCAACTTGTAATTTTATAGTTGCACTGTTTTTACCAAAAACTAAAAACAACTTTTTGAAAAGGTTTTCTGTTTCTGGATTCTTAGTTTCTATGGCAATTTTCATCAAAAATAAATGTGCATTAATAGTTTCGCTTTTGGTAGATGATTTTTCTACTATAAAATCGAAACACTGTTTAGCAGCTTCAAAAGAATTATTTTCGAATGCAATTTTACCTAATGTAAAAATTGCCCCTAGATCTTGTGTATTTCTTTGGTAAAGCGCATTTTCTTGTATAAAGGCTTTGTTATAGTCTTTTTGTTGTGTAAAAAGCCAACTTAACAAAACATTCCAAACATCTTTTGGGTTACTAGCAGATTTTCTTAAAAGTGTTTTTCTAAATAAAATGTTTGCCTCATTTTCTGCGTCATCTGTAATGTATTTGCTAGTATATCTTTGTACAAGGTCGAAATATTGTTCATTTTTATCAACTAAATCTATGTACGATTCAAACATTTTTTTAAAATCGCCTTTTTCACCATAAATTTGAGCTATTTGAAAATTATAATTTGCGTTTTTGTTAGCTTCCATGGCTTTCTCATATGCCAAAATTGCATTATCAAGTAGATTATAATCTTTAAACAAGCGTCCTATTATTCCGCCATAAGAAGGCATTTTATCCAAAGAATTTAACGCTAGTTTATAATTTTCTGAAGCTTTTTCTGCTTGTTGTTGTCTTTGATAATTGTAGCCTAAATAAACGTATAAATATGCCTGACTTTTGTTCGCTTTAATTCTGCTTTTTAATAAGTTTTCAGCTAAAATAAATTGATCTGTTTCTTGGTAACAAGAAATTAATCTACTTAAATACGTAGTATTAAAAGGGCTAGAAGTATAAAGTTTCTTATAAATTTGTGTAGCTTTTTCATAAGCACCTTCTCGATAATAATTTTCTGCTAAGAGGTAATTATTTTTAGCATTTGTTTGCACTTTGTTTTGTGACACTGCTAAGGTATTAATTGCTAGAAAAATAAGTAGAAATATTCTCTTCATCAAAATCAAAGATACTTAAGATTTATGTTAATTTTTTATTAAACCAAACGTATTTTACATCTTCTTTGTAACATTTTGGCACAAAACTTGTCTGTAGGATGTAATAACTAATTAAAACTTAAAATTATGAAAACTTTTTCTACCCAATACGAAGCTGCAAAAAGAAACTCTATAGAATTTATGCAAAAAGGACAAATAAGTGCTTACTTAAATGCCTTAGTAGAAATGAATAAATATAAAAGACTAATGGTAGCTGTTATTGCTAACTAGGTTCGTTTTCAGTATCAGTTTACAGTTAAATTTTATCTAAAGATGATTAAGAACTGCAAACCGAAACTGAATACGTTGTATTAAAATTAATTTATCATATCAAAACCACAATAAGGTACTAAAACATCTGGTATTTTAATTCCGTCTGCAGTTTGGTAATTTTCTAAAATACCTGCTAAAACTCTAGGTAAAGCTAAAGAACTACCGTTAAGAGTGTGTGCTAATTCGCTTTTACCTTCTTTATTTTTAAAACGTAGCTTTAATCTATTTGCTTGAAAAGTTTCGAAATTAGAAGCAGAACTAATTTCTAACCAACGGTCTTGTGCTGTAGAAAACAATTCAAAATCAAAAGTTAATGCAGATGTAAAACCTGTATCGCCACCACACAAGCGTAAGATTCTGTAAGGTAATTTTAGTTCTCTTAAAATATCTTTAATATGCTCTACCATTCCGTTTAAAGCATTGTAAGAATTCTCTGGATGTTCTATGCGTACAATTTCTACTTTATCAAATTGGTGCAATCTGTTTAAACCACGTACATGTGCGCCATAACTACCAGCTTCTCTTCTAAAACAAGGTGTATACCCTGTTACAGTTATAGGAAAATCTGTTTCTTGTAATAAATTACCACGAAACATATTGGTAATTGGCACTTCTGCAGTTGGTATTAAATATAAATCATCAACTGTAGAATGATACATTTGTCCGTCTTTATCTGGTAATTGCCCAGTTGCAGTTGCAGAATCTGTATTTACCAAATGTGGTACTTGTACTTCTTTATAACCCGCTTTAACATTTTTGTCTAAAAAATAGTTAATTAAAGCACGCTGTAATCTTGCCCCTTTACCTTTGTAAACAGGAAAACCAGCACCAGCAATTTTAGTTCCTAATTCAAAATCTATAATATCATATTTTTTAGCTAACTCCCAATGTGGTAAAGCATTTTCGCCTAAATTTGGTATTGTGCCTTCGCTAAAAATATTTTCATTGTCTTCTTCAGAATTTCCTGCTTTTACAGAAGCGTGAGGTACGTTTGGTATTTGATATAACAAACCTTGTAATTCATCAGAAAAAGTAGCTAATTTTTCTGTTAATTCTTTAGATTGTTCTTTTAACTGACTAGTTTTTTCTTTTAAAACATTTGCTTTATCAACTTCACCAGACTTAAAAAGACCACCAATTTCTTTGGATAATTTATTAGATTCGGCCAAAGTGTTATCAAGAGAAACTTGCGCTGCTCTTCTGTTTTCATCTGCCGATAAAACTTGTTCTACAATTGTTTCTGCGTTTGCAAAATTACGTTTTGCTAAACCCTTTAAAACAGTTTCTTTGTTGTCTCTAATAAATTGTACTTGTAACATATTTTCTATGAATTATGAAATGCAAATATATAATTTGTGCTGCAGTTTTACCACGAATTCGTAAATAAATAAGTAAGCTTAAAAAGGAGAATTATTTTAGAATAAATAAATTGATAATTACTACAATTCACAATTATTTTTGATGTAATCTCGGGCAGTTTCTTCGTCTTTTTTTAGTTGAAGAATTAAGTTTTCTATCGAATCGAATTTGTGTTCATCTCTTAGAAAATAAATCAAGGCTACTGTTAAATTCTTGTCATACAAATCTTCGTTAAAATCAAAAAAATGTACTTCGATTGTTTGATGGTTTCCGTTAACAGTTGGCCTGTTACCAATATTCATCATACCAAAAATTGTTTTAGAGTTTATAATTGACTTTACAACATAAACACCTGTTTTTGGAATTAATTTATACGTCTCTTTAACGTCTAAATTTGCCGTAGGAAAACCAATTTTACCCCCTAATTTTTTGCCATTTACAACTTTACCATTCAATAAAAAATTATAGCCTAAATAGTTATTGGCTGTTTTTAAATTACCAGCATGTAAAGCGCGTCTAATTTTTGTAGAACTTACAGAAACATCATCTATATCTTGAGCCGGAATTTCTTCTACCGTAAAATCATATAAATGGCTATATTCTGTTAATTGCTCTATATTACCTTCTCTATTTTTACCAAAATGATGATCGTATCCAATAATTAATTTAGAAATATTAAAAGTGTTCACTAAAATATCTCTTACAAACTCTAAAGCTGTAGTTCTAGAAAATTTTTTACTAAAAGGATGAATAATTAAGTAGTCTAAACCTGTTTTTTCTAACAATTTTGCACGTTCGTCAATAGTATTTATCAACTCTATGGTTGCATCTTTTTGTAAAACCATTCTTGGATGCGGAAAAAAAGTAAGTAAAACAGATTTTTTTCCAGCATTTTTTGCTTCAGATACTAGTTTTTCTAATATTTTCTGATGCCCAAAATGAACACCATCAAAAGTACCAATTGTTACAAAAGTTTTTTCGTTTGTAGAGAAATTTGCAATATCATTAACTACCTTCAAGCGGATCTAATTTTAATAGTAACAAATGTACAATTTCTGAATGTTTAAATTCATAGAAAAATAATTTTTTCGAATGTTAGATACCTTATTTTTATGCCTATTTTTTATTGATTACATAAAATTGACACCCAAATAATAAATAATTCAAAAAAAATTGTATTTTGCATATTAGTTAACAAATTAATTCAAATTATGATAAAAAAGATTTTACTAATTGCATTTATAGCTTTTAGCAGTATTACTATGGTTGCACAAACCACAGTAACTGGTACAGTTAAAGATGCAAAAACAGGAGAGACACTTCCAGGTGCAAATATTAAAATTGAAAATAAAGCTGTAGGTACTAATACAGATTTTGATGGAAATTTTGTGCTAAAAGTTTCAGATAATCCGCCGTTTACTTTAGAAGTTTCTGTATTAGGTTACAAAATGGAAAAGATAGAGGTAACAAAAAACAATCAAAAAGTTACTGTTTCTTTAACAGAAAATGAAACATCTTTAGATGAAATTGTAGTGTCTGCTTCTAGAACTCCAGAACGTATTATGGAGTCTCCGGTTACTGTAGAAAGACTAGATGCAAGAGCTATTAAAAATACTTCTGCACCATCTTTTTACGATGGGTTAGAAAACTTAAAAGGTGTAGATGTTAATACAAACAGTTTAACATTTAAATCTGTAAACACTAGAGGTTTTGCAACATTTGCAAATACACGTTTTATGCAATTAGTAGATGGTATGGATAATTCTTCGCCAGCATTAAATTTTGCAATCGGTAACCTTTTAGGAATGTCTGAGTTAGACGTAAATACAGTTGAATTATTACCAGGAGCTTCTTCTGCATTATATGGTGCAAATGCATTTAACGGTATTATGTTCATGACAAGTAGAAGCCCTTTTAACGATCAAGGAATCAGTTTTTCTTATAAATACGGTTTAACAAGCCAAAAAGCAGCAGGAGACAATAGTTTTCATGATGTTAGTATTAGAATGGCATATGCTTTTTCTGATAAATTGGCAGCAAAAGCGTCTCTTTCTTATTTAAAAGGAACAGAATGGTATGCAACAGATTATAGAAATACAGCAAACGGTAAATACGCTGCAGGAGATAGATCTATTAACGATTATGATGGTTTAAATATTTATGGTGACGAGGTTGCTATTGATTTAGGTGGTGCTGTTGGTAGAGTTAGTAGAACTGGTTACCAAGAAGTAGATTTAATGAAAGATTATGAAGCAAAAAGTGTTAAATTAAATACAGCTTTACATTACCGTCCTTTTGGAGATGATAGATTAGAATTAATTTTTAACTCTAAGTTTGGTGTAGGTAACACAATTTATCAAGGTGCAAACAGATATAATATTAGAGACTTTTATTTAGCGCAACAAAAATTAGAGTTAAAAGGGAAAAACTTTTTTGTGAGAGGTTATGTTACAACAGAAGACGCAGGTAACTCTTACGATTCTCGTTTTGCTGCAATTAACGTTAACAGAAAATGGAAATCAGATCAAGATTGGTTTACACAATATGCAGGTACTTATTTGGTAACTGGTTCTCATGCGGCAGCAAGAGCGGCGGCAGATACTGGGCGTTTAATTCCTGGTACTAGCGAGTTTCAATCTGCATTCGACCAAGTTACTGCAGATCCTAACTTAGTTACAGGTGCTAGATTTCAAGATCAAACTAAATTATACCACAGTGATTTAAACTACAATTTTCAAGATCTAATCGATTGGGCAGAATTTCAAGTTGGTGGTTCTTACAGAAGATATTCTTTAAATTCTAATGGTAGTATTTTTACAGATTATGATGGTGCTATAGATTATGATGAATTTGGTGTTTACACTCAAATGCAGAAAAAGTTTTTAGAAGAAGATCGTTTAAAGTTTACAGCTTCTATTCGTTATGATAAAGCACAAAACTTCGACGGAAACTTTTCT from Polaribacter marinaquae encodes the following:
- a CDS encoding response regulator transcription factor produces the protein MENKIKILVVDDHQLVIQGILCSLKEIGDFEVVTTNSCDEAFLLIKQNQDTQPFQLLFTDLSFDNTTEDTNLDGGEELIKAIRNNDFNIKIAVITGHTETNRVYNVISNLNPNAYLLKSKCDASEISFALTKMLANDYYYTHEIHQKIMRRNIVQIQMDDIAIQVLKELPNQPKISNLEGVIKKNDGSIVKLRSIETKLANLRTDLNANNNTDLILKAKELGVID
- the mgtE gene encoding magnesium transporter — its product is MAFEITDEFLENLIGLIYKNDDTAIKVLFEEVHFADIAEVLDEVNFDEAIYIIKLLDSEKTSEILTELDEDTREKILENLSAKEIADEVGEMDSDDAADIIGELSEERQERVIDALEDDELAADIKELLSYEDNTAGALMAKELVKVYETWTVAGCMRRIRGQAKEVTRVHSIYVVDKQDKLVGRLSLKDLIIAKAEQKIAEISKTKVDAVNVNENDEEVAKIMAKYDLEAIPVVDDNNVLLGRITIDDIVDVLKEEADKDYQMAAGLTQDVDSDDSIFELTKARLPWLFLGLVGGVGAFIIMEGFHDIFSKYGTLFFFTPLIAAMAGNVGVQSSAIIVQGLANDDVKGSIYGRLLKEMLLAALNGVILALFLFIFVWIYKGEVNLSLAISVSLVVVIIIAGLIGTFVPLFLHKRGIDPAIATGPFITTSNDIFGILIYFMIAKMILGI
- the rsmA gene encoding 16S rRNA (adenine(1518)-N(6)/adenine(1519)-N(6))-dimethyltransferase RsmA, translated to MSVKAKKHLGQHFLTDESIAKDIADALTENGYDDVLEIGPGMGVLTKYLLEKKAKVTVMELDRESVAYLHDTFPLEHINLDTSKEHFSIIEGDFLKKNIQEIFQKKQVAIIGNFPYNISTQIVFKAIENKEFVPEFAGMFQKEVAMRVAEKEGSKIYGILSVLTQAFFDVEYLFTVPPTVFNPPPKVDSGVIRLIRKKDYSLPVDEKIFFRVVKTAFNQRRKMLRSSLKSFQLSDSLKEDPIFAKRPEQLSVKDFISLTQKLIENGI
- a CDS encoding DUF4286 family protein — encoded protein: MYIYNVTVNIDNTVHKEWLTWIESHVVKVLDTGKFTSAKLTEVLIEEEMGGKTYSIQYTAASREDLESYYKEDADSLRVEALRKFADKMLAFRTELKIVKEFFPTSVSN
- a CDS encoding tetratricopeptide repeat protein → MSQNKVQTNAKNNYLLAENYYREGAYEKATQIYKKLYTSSPFNTTYLSRLISCYQETDQFILAENLLKSRIKANKSQAYLYVYLGYNYQRQQQAEKASENYKLALNSLDKMPSYGGIIGRLFKDYNLLDNAILAYEKAMEANKNANYNFQIAQIYGEKGDFKKMFESYIDLVDKNEQYFDLVQRYTSKYITDDAENEANILFRKTLLRKSASNPKDVWNVLLSWLFTQQKDYNKAFIQENALYQRNTQDLGAIFTLGKIAFENNSFEAAKQCFDFIVEKSSTKSETINAHLFLMKIAIETKNPETENLFKKLFLVFGKNSATIKLQVAYADYLTFSKNEPQQANTVLEEALSYANSKFDKARIKLKLGDVLVFTNKFNKALIYFSQIQTQLKNHELAQEARFKVAQTSYFKGDFEWAKAQLKVLKGSTTQLIANDAVNLFLKISDNEPVDSIPSGLKQLAKAELLAFQNKDKAALSELNSLFTRKDIFINGFIPSEVIYDDVLFFKAKLLIKQKKYEEAITALNKIIAADNQGFLTDDVYFMMAETYNNHLKNSEKAQEYYQKIIFDHTSSIYLVDSRKKFRKLRGDNVSQ
- the serS gene encoding serine--tRNA ligase, whose amino-acid sequence is MLQVQFIRDNKETVLKGLAKRNFANAETIVEQVLSADENRRAAQVSLDNTLAESNKLSKEIGGLFKSGEVDKANVLKEKTSQLKEQSKELTEKLATFSDELQGLLYQIPNVPHASVKAGNSEEDNENIFSEGTIPNLGENALPHWELAKKYDIIDFELGTKIAGAGFPVYKGKGARLQRALINYFLDKNVKAGYKEVQVPHLVNTDSATATGQLPDKDGQMYHSTVDDLYLIPTAEVPITNMFRGNLLQETDFPITVTGYTPCFRREAGSYGAHVRGLNRLHQFDKVEIVRIEHPENSYNALNGMVEHIKDILRELKLPYRILRLCGGDTGFTSALTFDFELFSTAQDRWLEISSASNFETFQANRLKLRFKNKEGKSELAHTLNGSSLALPRVLAGILENYQTADGIKIPDVLVPYCGFDMIN
- a CDS encoding bifunctional riboflavin kinase/FAD synthetase — translated: MKVVNDIANFSTNEKTFVTIGTFDGVHFGHQKILEKLVSEAKNAGKKSVLLTFFPHPRMVLQKDATIELINTIDERAKLLEKTGLDYLIIHPFSKKFSRTTALEFVRDILVNTFNISKLIIGYDHHFGKNREGNIEQLTEYSHLYDFTVEEIPAQDIDDVSVSSTKIRRALHAGNLKTANNYLGYNFLLNGKVVNGKKLGGKIGFPTANLDVKETYKLIPKTGVYVVKSIINSKTIFGMMNIGNRPTVNGNHQTIEVHFFDFNEDLYDKNLTVALIYFLRDEHKFDSIENLILQLKKDEETARDYIKNNCEL
- a CDS encoding TonB-dependent receptor, with product MIKKILLIAFIAFSSITMVAQTTVTGTVKDAKTGETLPGANIKIENKAVGTNTDFDGNFVLKVSDNPPFTLEVSVLGYKMEKIEVTKNNQKVTVSLTENETSLDEIVVSASRTPERIMESPVTVERLDARAIKNTSAPSFYDGLENLKGVDVNTNSLTFKSVNTRGFATFANTRFMQLVDGMDNSSPALNFAIGNLLGMSELDVNTVELLPGASSALYGANAFNGIMFMTSRSPFNDQGISFSYKYGLTSQKAAGDNSFHDVSIRMAYAFSDKLAAKASLSYLKGTEWYATDYRNTANGKYAAGDRSINDYDGLNIYGDEVAIDLGGAVGRVSRTGYQEVDLMKDYEAKSVKLNTALHYRPFGDDRLELIFNSKFGVGNTIYQGANRYNIRDFYLAQQKLELKGKNFFVRGYVTTEDAGNSYDSRFAAINVNRKWKSDQDWFTQYAGTYLVTGSHAAARAAADTGRLIPGTSEFQSAFDQVTADPNLVTGARFQDQTKLYHSDLNYNFQDLIDWAEFQVGGSYRRYSLNSNGSIFTDYDGAIDYDEFGVYTQMQKKFLEEDRLKFTASIRYDKAQNFDGNFSPRISLAYAAGENKNDNFRASFQKGFRNPTTQDQYIGLDAGAAILVGSAPDNLDRYTSSPLNVSTAGQPLVGGSTTTLSGRLAYENSFSASSVQNGAPAASAAPLVKPEEVTAFELGYRGLVNTGESRITVDLSAYYNSYNNFISGKNVLVPFYGTVGDNSLSLLALQNGDFKAFQVYTNTTADISSYGASLGLNTKILNGFDLGVNYTYAKFDFDQSSDPDFEAGFNTPEHKVKLQFGNPNLFENFGFNINARWQGDYLWESTFLDATIESRTLIDAQINYSVPSIKSVFKLGGANLGGKEYFSAPGVGAIGSQYYISWTINN